The proteins below are encoded in one region of Oncorhynchus nerka isolate Pitt River linkage group LG15, Oner_Uvic_2.0, whole genome shotgun sequence:
- the LOC115143361 gene encoding rho GTPase-activating protein 39-like, with protein MSGISPDWVEILEPRSREHMYLNLATSECGWDPPLGTAIRQADGKQWWELFDPQSGRFYYYNSVERRTIWHRPQGGDIVPLSQLQAIKHCSEAKRAGESRERHHGAGSTGSQGCRTPLPEHLGAGSLGSTGSQGCRTPLPEHLGAGSLGSTGSQGCRTPLPEHLGAGSLGSTGSQGCRTPLPKHLGAGSLGSTGSQGCRTPLPEHLGAGSLGSTGSQGCRTPLPEHLGAGSLGSTGSQGCRTPLPEHLGAGSLGSTGSQGCRTPLPKHLGAGSLGSTGSQGCRTPLPEHLGAGSLGSTGSQGCRTPLPEHLGAGSLGSTGSQGCRTPLPEHLGTGSLGSTGSQGCRTPLPEHHGAGSLGHRTSLPEQENSVPKTPETHSESETTDIGPAEGGSSSDGTEESLKELSQRWQPSPVSKAAILVNVNSVSRIQPGGPSSPALQLRHHNTHTKPSGNQTFTLLPVSSKPPWAHSCIAQGYKTAPSGKMAADAHHLRKTGNGSFYLVSSDPLQTPGNLRSQLSTPRSVSPQYASTLPLYDDEGSQCPIYDEPPADMEVEGANLHNGPGGLSRLTPTHSLQKLRLLQHPGPSHSISRHKRNPSDYSPAGLEGIRHMVNVDPKQALLSTSAGLNRTPTPRPDPLLAQPQRESGTPVMPGILEKKQTWRALEASVLRAMEARHNRQSSKDFHTPPGPRTTITYQDSGYSTGPSPSLRRKSRRRVGAGGRPGSVGSSGDLCALNERLMLEMREVVSRSNTMREMKAGGLGAREDVHSASRLLSGVGNHSIPALAPLEMTGRQKRTYEKVDSLKKSITSQASLSSPDTPGSPLQVGTLELKAQLDSRKKGTVDGQTGSLGPHHQLSVSHDNREGGGIGGSYHQLSYATLRQPPTTDTSGMADWASKHLNMHTQGLFRRRVSIANMLSWNRGSIKKPMLVTSDRAVRKEACEMFKLVQAYMGDRPSRLDRRHTALLIITKCWGTQGLRDELYVQLVRQTTGNTSPRSLAAGWELMAVSLAFFAPSPKFRCYLEGYIQRHSDPSSDKKQVTQFILEQQDMKQKKNSKSRKKRKQNTDEEGLPISSYAKFCYRKLQKVAVTGGKKGLRKPTLEEIDHSRRAIVTPSLFGSSLDEVMERQSELFPDRKLPWVQVQLSQYVMALGGAQTEGIFRVPGDIDEVNALKLQVDQWRIPENRSDPNVPASLMKLWYRELEEPLIPMAFYKQCVSNYDDPVAAVNVVQCLPELNRLVLCYFIHFLQVFAQPANVSVTKMDVNNLAMVMAPNCLRCQSDDPLIIFENTRKEMSFLRMLIVHLDTTFIEGVV; from the exons TCCTGATTGGGTGGAGATCCTGGAGCCACGCTCTCGAGAGCACATGTACCTGAACCTGGCCACCAGCGAATGCGGATGGGACCCTCCTTTGGGCACCGCCATTCGTCAGGCCGATGGTAAACAGTGGTGGGAGCTGTTTGACCCCCAGAGCGGCCGCTTCTACTACTACAATTCCGTGGAACGGCGGACTATCTGGCACCGACCCCAGGGGGGTGACATAGTGCCCCTGTCTCAGCTACAGGCTATAAAGCACTGTTCTGAGGCCAAGCGGGccggggagagcagagagaggcacCATGGGGCGGGGAGTACAGGGAGCCAGGGATGCCGCACCCCTCTTCCAGAGCACCTAGGGGCAGGGAGCCTCGGGAGTACAGGGAGCCAGGGATGCCGCACCCCTCTTCCAGAGCACCTAGGAGCAGGGAGCCTCGGGAGTACAGGGAGCCAGGGATGCCGCACCCCTCTTCCAGAGCACCTAGGGGCAGGGAGCCTCGGGAGTACAGGGAGCCAGGGATGCCGCACCCCTCTTCCAAAGCACCTAGGGGCAGGGAGCCTCGGGAGTACAGGGAGCCAGGGATGCCGCACCCCTCTTCCAGAACACCTAGGGGCAGGGAGCCTCGGGAGTACAGGGAGCCAGGGATGCCGCACCCCTCTTCCAGAGCACCTAGGAGCAGGGAGCCTCGGGAGTACAGGGAGCCAGGGATGCCGCACCCCTCTTCCAGAGCACCTAGGGGCAGGGAGCCTCGGGAGTACAGGGAGCCAGGGATGCCGCACCCCTCTTCCAAAGCACCTAGGGGCAGGGAGCCTCGGGAGTACAGGGAGCCAGGGATGCCGCACCCCTCTTCCAGAACACCTAGGGGCAGGGAGCCTCGGGAGTACAGGGAGCCAGGGATGCCGCACCCCTCTTCCAGAGCACCTAGGGGCAGGGAGCCTCGGGAGTACAGGGAGTCAGGGATGCCGCACCCCTCTTCCAGAGCACCTAGGGACAGGGAGCCTCGGGAGTACAGGGAGCCAGGGATGCCGCACCCCTCTTCCAGAGCACCATGGGGCAGGGAGCCTGGGGCACCGCACTTCTCTCCCAGAGCAGGAGAACTCCGTCCCCAAAACCCCTGAGACCCACAGTGAGAGTGAGACCACGGACATAGGACCAGCTGAGGGAGGCAGCAGCTCGGACGGAACCGAGGAGTCACTGAA GGAGCTCTCTCAGAGATGGCAGCCTTCCCCAGTGTCTAAGGCAGCCATATTGGTCAACGTGAACAGTGTCAGTCGGATCCAGCCTGGAGGCCCATCTAGCCCGGCCCTGCAACTCCgtcaccataacacacacaccaagcccagTGGCAACCAGACCTTCACCCTCCTCCCCGTCAGCAGCAAGCCCCCGTGGGCCCACTCCTGCATTGCCCAGGGCTACAAGACCGCTCCCTCTGGCAAGATGGCCGCCGATGCCCACCACCTAAGGAAGACGGGCAATGGAAGCTTCTATCTGGTGTCCTCTGACCCTCTCCAAACGCCAGGCAATCTAAGGTCCCAGCTCAGCACCCCCAGGTCAGTGTCACCCCAGTATGCCTCCACACTTCCCCTCTACGATGACGAGGGATCACAGTGTCCCATCTATGATGAGCCTCCTGCGGACATGGAGGTGGAGGGGGCTAACCTCCATAATGGGCCTGGTGGTCTGTCCCGCctcacccccacacacagccTGCAGAAGCTCAGGCTCCTCCAGCACCCTGGCCCCTCTCACTCAATCTCTAGGCACAAGAGGAACCCCTCTGACTACAGTCCTGCTGGCCTGGAGGGCATCAGGCACATGGTCAATGTGGATCCCAAACAGGCCCTTCTGTCCACCTCCGCTGGCCTCAACCGCACCCCCACCCCACGGCCGGACCCCCTCTTGGCCCAGCCCCAGAGGGAGTCAGGGACCCCAGTGATGCCAGGTATCCTGGAGAAGAAGCAGACATGGCGGGCCCTGGAGGCCAGTGTGTTGAGGGCAATGGAGGCTCGCCACAACAGGCAGAGCAGCAAGGACTTCCACACACCTCCAGGGCCCCGGACCACCATCACCTACCAGGACTCTGGCTACTCCACTGGGCCCTCACCCAGCCTGAGGAGGAAGAGCCGGCGGAGGGTGGGGGCCGGGGGGAGACCAGGCTCAGTGGGCAGCAGCGGGGACCTGTGTGCCCTCAACGAGAGGCTGATGTTGGAGATGAGGGAGGTGGTGAGCCGCTCCAACACCATGAGGGAGATGAAGGCTGGAGGCCTGGGGGCGCGAGAAGACGTCCACTCCGCCAGCCGTTTGCTGAGCGGGGTAGGTAATCATAGCATCCCGGCCCTGGCGCCGCTGGAGATGACAGGAAGGCAGAAGAGGACCTATGAGAAGGTGGACAGCCTGAAGAAGAGCATCACCAGCCAAGCCAGCCTCTCCTCACCAGACACCCCCGGATCCCCCTTACAG GTGGGGACCCTGGAACTGAAGGCTCAGTTGGACAGCAGGAAGAAAGGTACGGTAGATGGACAAACAGGCTCACTGGGCCCCCACCACCAACTCTCCGTCTCCCATgacaacagagagggaggaggaataggaggctcCTACCACCAGCTCTCTTACGCCACACTGCGCCAGCCCCCGACCACAGACACCTCAGGCATGGCGGACTGGGCCAGCAAGCACCTGAACATGCACACCCAGGGCCTGTTCCGCCGCCGTGTCTCCATCGCCAACATGCTCTCCTGGAACCGCGGCTCCATCAAGAAGCCCATGCTGGTGACCAGCGACCGCGCTGTGAGGAAGGAGGCCTGTGAGATGTTCAAGCTGGTCCAGGCCTACATGGGAGACAGACCCTCCCGCCTAGACCGCCGTCACACTGCCCTGCTCATCATCACTAAGTGCTGGGGCACGCAGGGCCTGAGGGACGAGCTGTATGTGCAGCTGGTGAGGCAGACCACGGGCAACACCAGCCCAAGGAGCCTGGCTGCAGGCTGGGAGCTGATGGCCGTCAGCCTGGCCTTCTTTGCCCCCTCGCCCAAGTTCCGCTGCTACCTAGAGGGATACATCCAGAGGCACTCGGATCCGAGCAGCGACAAGAAGCAGG TGACTCAGTTCATACTAGAGCAGCAAGACATGAAACAGAAGAAGAACTCAAAGTCCAGAAAGAAACGGAAACAGAATACAGATGAAGAAG GTCTACCTATCAGCTCGTACGCAAAGTTCTGCTATCGCAAACTACAGAAAGTGGCCGTAACTGGAGGCAAAAAG GGTCTTCGTAAGCCCACTCTGGAGGAGATTGACCACAGCAGACGGGCCATCGTGACCCCCTCCCTGTTTGGCAGCTCCCTGGATGAGGTGATGGAGCGCCAGAGTGAACTCTTCCCAGACAGGAAGCTACCCTGGGTACAGGTGCAGCTTTCCCAATACGTCATGGCACTGGGAGGGGCCCAGACCGAGGGCATCTTCAG GGTGCCAGGAGATATCGATGAAGTCAACGCACTTAAGCTTCAGGTCGACCAATGGAGGATCCCAGAAAACCGCTCAGACCCCAACGTACCTG cCTCCCTTATGAAGCTTTGGTATCGTGAGTTGGAGGAGCCTCTCATCCCCATGGCCTTCTACAAGCAGTGTGTCAGTAACTATGATGACCCTGTGGCAGCTGTCAATGTTGTCCAATGCCTGCCTGAGCTCAACAGACTGGTGCTGTGCTACTTCATCCACTTCTTGCAG GTGTTTGCTCAGCCTGCCAATGTGTCTGTTACTAAGATGGATGTCAATAACCTTGCCATGGTAATGGCCCCAAACTGCCTCCGCTGCCAGTCTGATGATCCACTAATCATCTTTGAGAACACACGCAAGGAGATGTCCTTCCTGCGCATGCTCATCGTTCACCTGGACACCACTTTCATTGAGGGTGTTGTATAG